TGGCGGGCTTGGTAGGTGCGGAAACCGATGGCAGGATTCACCCAAATCTTGACGATTTTCTCCGGTGACTCAACGGCGACTTTTTCGATTTCCATCCCCCCTTCGGTGGAAACCATCACCACGTTGCGCCCGGTTTCACGATCGAGCACGATACCGGCATAAAACTCTTTTACAATATTGCCAGCTTCTTCGATCAACAACCGTTGCACCTTCTTTCCTTCAGGACCAGTCTGGTGCGTGATAAGTTGCATTCCCAGAATATTCCAGGCATACTGCTTCGCTTCGTCGCGATTTTTCGCCAACTTGACGCCACCGCCTTTACCGCGGCCACCGGCATGAATCTGTGCCTTCACGACGACGGGATAGCCCAACTCGTCGGCAATCGCAACGGCTTCTTCTACGCTGAAAGCCGGCTTGCCACGCGGCACCTCGACGCCGTACTTGCGACAAAGCTCTTTCGCTTGATACTCGTGAATTTTCATTGAGCCCCCGTGTAGGAAATATGAGGAAATTGAATTTGCGAGATATGTTTCATTCCACTAATCACAAATCAGCAAATTTGTTTGTGGTTATTTCGTTATTAGTGTACCGGTTTTTCCTTCAATCGCATCGACTAATTTGTCGTGTGATGTGATGATGGCGCGCTCGCCGCCCCATTCGAGAAAATCCAATGCCGCGCCGATTTTCTGCCCCACCGAGCCCTTCGGAAAGTCCCCGCTTGCCCACAGTTTATCCATCTCGGCGAAGCTTACTTCACGCAACGCACGCTGCGTCGGTTTTTCATAGTCAAGGTACACAAAGTCGACCCCGGTTAAAATGAAAAGGTCTTGCGCGCCGATATCGCGAGCCAGCACCGCTGAGGCACGATCCTTATCAATTACAGCGTCGACTCCTTCTAACCGTCCATCGGGTTCGCGGTAGACCGGAATACCGCCGCCACCGACGGCAATCACGACAACACCACTATTGACTAACGTGTGAATCACTTCTTTATTGATAATCTCTTTCGGATGCGGCGAACCGACGACGCGACGCCACATTCCATGTTCCACCGCTTTGATATCCCAGAAATACTTCTCTTTCCGTTCAAACGCTTCTTCTTCGGAATAGTGCTTACCAATTGGTTTGACTGGATCGAGTAACGCAGGATCGTCTTTATCGACGAGTACTTGCGATACAATCGTCACAACTTTCC
The nucleotide sequence above comes from bacterium. Encoded proteins:
- a CDS encoding acetate--CoA ligase family protein, which produces MKIHEYQAKELCRKYGVEVPRGKPAFSVEEAVAIADELGYPVVVKAQIHAGGRGKGGGVKLAKNRDEAKQYAWNILGMQLITHQTGPEGKKVQRLLIEEAGNIVKEFYAGIVLDRETGRNVVMVSTEGGMEIEKVAVESPEKIVKIWVNPAIGFRTYQARQLAYALGLSGEQHKQATKFLSKLYEMYIKSDASLAEI
- a CDS encoding carbamate kinase; protein product: MSSTKDRIAVVALGGNAISPPGEVDTIRNQFRNSRESLHGVAELIQRGYKLALTHGNGPQVGNALLRVEKALGDAPELPLGIIVADTEGGIGYMLEQTLQNQLLKMDIDRKVVTIVSQVLVDKDDPALLDPVKPIGKHYSEEEAFERKEKYFWDIKAVEHGMWRRVVGSPHPKEIINKEVIHTLVNSGVVVIAVGGGGIPVYREPDGRLEGVDAVIDKDRASAVLARDIGAQDLFILTGVDFVYLDYEKPTQRALREVSFAEMDKLWASGDFPKGSVGQKIGAALDFLEWGGERAIITSHDKLVDAIEGKTGTLITK